A single Anopheles maculipalpis chromosome 3RL, idAnoMacuDA_375_x, whole genome shotgun sequence DNA region contains:
- the LOC126562168 gene encoding zinc finger protein 62 homolog, producing the protein MEAATRKCRTCLSVSESEYLSIFAEENRTKNIDKIIATHLWFQVIATDESQWICQSCWTKLEEFHDFYTSIEATHKQQTLREDGRGAAKERSVPSPDCTSPTYNPEFLEIKGEPYDVEETNDDALSQVDSSVSDKMLSCGDIKSEESDDEEDEDESDYSQPPYDGVTKRGKSTRSLGVKARKQQTGERLEKRKAGGRFPVDPEEDKNILQFYRRIVCEVCDNKRMMVGEPLIEYATWGELLRHTKDMHGHYKIFVQCPVCEMKLRTKVTLVQHMDMHQNPEKYRCEVCGEVFQNMKEHMQNKHEERQFSCDLCGSKFPFKKRLVVHMKKMHAEKNVTCDQCQKSFTRYTIEDHRRSVHMARFVCEHCPKTFKIRFRLHKHMQEHDKSLRISTSVPCPTCGQVMGDKYILRQHIKHMHNEQQAVDCETCGKTFKNYRNLKIHLTNVCMKPIQLHPCAICGKQFRHKNKLKDHMASCTPN; encoded by the exons ATGGAAGCGGCAACTCGCAAATGCCGGACGTGTCTGTCGGTTAGCGAGTCGGAATACTTGAGCATTTTTGCGGAGGAAAATCGGACTAAGAATATTGACAAAATTATTGCCACACATCTTTGGTTTCAG GTAATTGCCACCGATGAAAGTCAATGGATATGCCAGAGCTGTTGGACAAAGTTGGAAGAGTTTCATGATTTCTACACCAGCATCGAGGCAACGCACAAACAGCAGACACTCCGTGAAGATGGACGTGGCGCCGCGAAAGAGCGCTCTGTTCCATCGCCCGATTGCACTAGTCCTACGTACAATCCAGAGTTTCTGGAGATAAAAGGTGAACCGTACGATGTTGAGGAGACCAATGACGATGCCTTAAGCCAGGTGGACAGCAGCGTCAGTGATAAAATGTTGTCCTGCGGCGATATCAAGAGTGAAGAGTCGGACGATGAGGAGGATGAAGACGAAAGTGACTATTCGCAGCCACCGTATGATGGGGTGACGAAACGAGGAAAGTCCACCCGGTCACTGGGGGTCAAGGCACGAAAGCAGCAAACCGGTGAGCGATTGGAGAAGCGCAAGGCAGGTGGTCGTTTTCCAGTCGACCCGGAAGAGGACAAAAATATACTCCAGTTCTACAGGCGCATCGTATGCGAGGTGTGTGACAACAAGCGGATGATGGTGGGTGAACCGCTGATCGAGTACGCGACCTGGGGCGAACTGTTGCGCCACACGAAGGACATGCACGGTCACTACAAGATCTTTGTACAGTGTCCGGTGTGCGAGATGAAGCTGCGCACGAAGGTGACGCTGGTGCAGCACATGGATATGCATCAGAACCCGGAGAAATATCGGTGCGAGGTGTGCGGTGAGGTGTTCCAGAACATGAAGGAACACATGCAGAACAAGCATGAGGAGCGCCAGTTTAGCTGCGATCTGTGTGGGAGCAAGTTTCCGTTCAAGAAGCGGCTCGTGGTGCACATGAAGAAGATGCACGCGGAGAAAAACGTCACGTGTGATCAGTGTCAGAAATC CTTCACACGCTACACAATCGAAGATCATCGAAGATCGGTGCACATGGctcggtttgtgtgtgagcaCTGTCCGAAAACGTTCAAAATTCGGTTCCGCTTGCACAAGCACATGCAGGAGCACGATAAAAGCTTGCGCATCTCGACGTCCGTGCCTTGCCCGACGTGCGGACAGGTGATGGGCGATAAGTACATTCTTCGACAGCACATCAAGCACATGCACAACGAGCAGCAGGCGGTGGATTGTGAGACGTGTGGGAAGACGTTCAAGAACTATCGCAATCTAAAGATACACCTAACGAACGTGTGCATGAAACCGATACAGCTACATCCATGTGCGATATGTGGCAAGCAGTTCCGGCACAAGAACAAGCTTAAAGACCATATGGCATCCTGCACACCGAATTGA
- the LOC126561190 gene encoding zinc finger protein 208-like — MALESKENFRAQCDVCLRDENACFANSDPIFEGKNVLALVAQHLDIEIKLTSVCQPCWTRLEEFDEFYRMVNEQHQHNDNGNHHNKSDPPDDTKDPVDPDPSSMFGMEFVEIKQEPLGEEDRELDVAKEEREQLADLDDCGQLSTESNAGDNDGEENPMHDDSGSASSDESDDSYRAQPATYKKSSTKQQRQPSARKELKVDTEILEFYKRLVCEVCDAERMLAGKPSIEYGNLRELNKHMRKAHDQAVATMIKCPLCDKKFRYRGKMIEHRDMHLYPERFRCVVCQEVHQNMAEHMKNKHQERTYCCDECGKRFPFKARLTAHVKKMHTTKDVVCDQCQKSFSKYTIEDHKRAVHESKFICEHCPRTFKSRFSLEQHMEEHVQGLRKSTAATCDKCGVVLRDKYTLQSHIKRMHTEHAPVSCVSCGKVFKSKQNLNAHLANVCTERSFPCPICEKQFKKKIKLKEHMTTHTKSALYQCPYCTKTFSFETQLYTHRKQAHYEQWLEMQRKRKEGVRFKVNWISDAPAIWKISYTRHAMAMEIKCEVCLSATGCEFKEIFIEENKHIVAIIAKHLWFELAETTESSWLCGKCWNALKEFHKFYCDVETARRRQESPTLIDKEEDDDDEEEVSGGSTEPKYRTEFFEVKVEPLELLATGEEEDVHCSDEKALHCAFVKCEEPLGLDPTAPTSDDELGNRSDCSSGDDNGKSRLEKRSSKKLPPIDDQAKQSKAIAQKQEDESLHGFYKRIVCEECDNQRMMVGEPQIDFGTWRALLRHTKEVHRHDKVYVKCPLCELKLRTKQTLLQHKDCHENPEKYRCMLCGEIHQNMKEHLQNKHQERQFCCDVCGKKFPFKKRLTVHMKKMHVEKDIICEQCQKPFTKYTIEDHKRSVHSARFVCEHCPKTFNSRFRLHQHMEEHDESLRNSTSVPCTICGQVMRDKYILTRHIKLMHTVQPSVSCTTCGKTFKCKRNLSVHMTNVCLEPTRLFPCTICGKEFRRKNKLKEHMSTHTGKPVYKCSFCPETFRQDTHLYYHRKNAHYEQWLEMQQQRKEGVRFKLTELT; from the exons ATGGCGTTAGAGAGCAAGGAAAACTTTCGAGCGCAATGCGATGTATGTCTTCGTGATGAAAATGCTTGCTTCGCCAATTCGGATCCAATATTCGAAGGAAAGAATGTGTTGGCCCTTGTTGCACAGCATCTGGATATAGAAATTAAATTGACCAGCGTTTGTCAGCCTTGCTGGACCAGGCTGGAAGAGTTCGACGAGTTCTACCGGATGGTAAAcgagcagcaccagcacaacGACAACGGTAATCATCACAACAAATCGGACCCTCCCGACGATACGAAAGACCCCGTTGATCCGGACCCGAGTAGTATGTTTGGGATGGAATTTGTAGAAATTAAACAAGAACCACTCGGGGAGGAAGATCGAGAGTTGGATGTAGccaaagaagaaagagaacaGCTCGCGGACCTTGACGACTGTGGCCAGCTATCGACCGAATCGAATGCGGGGGACAACGATGGGGAAGAGAATCCCATGCACGACGACAGTGGTTCTGCGTCGTCGGACGAAAGTGATGATTCCTACAGAGCGCAACCAgccacatacaaaaaaagctccaccAAGCAGCAGCGGCAACCGTCAGCCCGAAAGGAGCTGAAAGTGGACACCGAGATACTGGAGTTTTACAAACGGCTCGTGTGCGAGGTATGCGATGCGGAACGAATGTTGGCGGGCAAACCGTCGATCGAGTACGGCAACTTGCGCGAGCTAAACAAGCACATGCGCAAGGCGCACGATCAGGCGGTCGCAACCATGATCAAGTGTCCGCTGTGCGACAAGAAGTTTCGCTACCGGGGTAAGATGATCGAGCATCGGGACATGCATTTGTATCCGGAACGGTTCCGGTGTGTGGTGTGCCAGGAGGTGCACCAGAACATGGCGGAGCACATGAAGAACAAGCACCAGGAGCGTACGTACTGCTGTGATGAGTGTGGCAAACGGTTCCCATTCAAGGCTCGGCTTACGGCACACGTGAAGAAGATGCACACCACGAAGGATGTCGTTTGTGATCAATGCCAGAAAAG CTTCAGCAAATACACCATAGAGGACCACAAGCGGGCGGTGCACGAGTCCAAGTTTATCTGCGAACACTGTCCGCGAACGTTCAAGTCACGCTTCTCGCTTGAGCAGCACATGGAGGAACACGTACAAGGGCTGCGCAAATCGACAGCCGCTACTTGCGACAAGTGTGGCGTGGTGCTACGGGACAAGTACACGCTTCAGTCGCACATCAAGCGAATGCACACGGAACATGCGCCCGTGAGCTGTGTATCGTGCGGGAAGGTGttcaaatcaaagcaaaacctTAATGCACATCTGGCGAACGTCTGCACGGAACGATCGTTCCCGTGTCCGATTTGTGAGAAGCAGTTTAAGAAGAAGATTAAGCTTAAGGAACACATGACGACACACACGAAGAGTGCACTTTACCAGTGTCCTTACTGTACGAAAACGTTCAGCTTCGAGACGCAGCTGTACACGCACCGGAAGCAGGCCCACTACGAGCAGTGGCTGGAGATGCAGCGAAAGCGCAAAGAGGGCGTACGGTTTAAGGTTAATTGGATTTCGGATGCACCCGCCATC TGGAAAATATCATACACAAGGCATGCGATGGCTATGGAAATTAAATGCGAAGTGTGTCTGTCCGCGACAGGATGCGAATTTAAGGAAATTTTcatcgaagaaaacaaacatattgTAGCAATCATAGCGAAACATCTGTGGTTTGAG ctaGCTGAAACGACAGAAAGCAGCTGGCTGTGTGGAAAGTGTtggaatgctttaaaggaatttcacaaattttactGCGACGTAGAAACGGCCCGACGACGACAAGAATCACCCACCCTAATCGATAAagaggaggatgatgatgatgaggaagaaGTTTCCGGTGGTAGCACGGAACCCAAATACAGGACGGAATTTTTCGAAGTAAAAGTAGAACCGCTCGAACTGCTGGCTACCGGCGAAGAGGAGGACGTTCACTGTTCCGACGAAAAAGCGTTGCACTGTGCGTTTGTAAAATGTGAAGAACCGCTCGGATTAGATCCTACCGCACCCACATCCGACGATGAGCTCGGTAATCGGTCTGACTGTTCGTCGGGCGATGACAATGGCAAAAGCCGGCTAGAGAAGAGATCCTCAAAAAAGCTTCCTCCTATCGATGATCAGGCCAAGCAAAGTAAAGCGATCGCACAGAAGCAGGAGGATGAAAGCTTGCACGGTTTTTACAAACGGATCGTGTGCGAAGAGTGTGATAATCAGCGCATGATGGTGGGCGAACCACAGATCGATTTCGGCACCTGGCGTGCACTGTTGCGGCACACGAAAGAGGTCCACCGGCATGACAAGGTGTACGTAAAGTGTCCGCTGTGCGAACTGAAGCTGCGCACGAAGCAAACACTCTTGCAGCACAAGGATTGTCACGAGAATCCGGAAAAGTATCGCTGTATGCTGTGCGGCGAGATCCATCAGAACATGAAGGAGCACCTGCAGAACAAACATCAGGAGCGACAGTTTTGCTGCGATGTTTGCGGGAAAAAGTTTCCTTTTAAGAAACGGCTAACGGTGCACATGAAGAAGATGCACGTGGAAAAGGACATCATTTGTGAGCAGTGCCAGAAGCC CTTCACAAAATACACGATCGAAGATCATAAACGATCTGTACATTCGGCGCGCTTTGTTTGCGAACACTGTCCAAAGACGTTCAATAGCCGCTTCCGGTTGCATCAGCACATGGAAGAGCATGATGAAAGTTTGCGGAATTCCACCTCCGTACCGTGCACGATATGTGGACAGGTGATGCGCGACAAGTACATTCTTACCAGACACATTAAGCTAATGCACACTGTACAACCGTCGGTAAGCTGTACCACGTGTGGGAAAACGTTCAAATGCAAGCGCAATCTTTCAGTACACATGACGAACGTGTGCCTGGAACCGACTCGATTGTTTCCCTGTACGATCTGTGGCAAGGAGTTCCGGCGCAAGAATAAGCTTAAGGAGCATATGTCGACACACACGGGGAAGCCTGTGTACAAGTGTTCCTTCTGTCCGGAAACGTTCCGTCAGGATACGCACCTGTACTATCACCGGAAGAATGCACACTACGAGCAGTGGCTGGAGATGCAGCAACAGCGCAAGGAGGGTGTACGATTTAAATTGACTGAGCTAACGTAA